The Actinomadura sp. WMMB 499 genome includes a window with the following:
- a CDS encoding DUF397 domain-containing protein: MKDREQCEFRKSRHSSPTHCCVEIGRSGDVVRVRDSKAPAAGTLDLPVGAARRLFAALRNR, encoded by the coding sequence GTGAAGGACCGGGAACAGTGCGAGTTCCGCAAGTCGCGGCACTCGTCGCCGACCCATTGCTGCGTCGAGATCGGGCGTTCGGGGGACGTCGTCCGGGTGCGCGACTCGAAGGCGCCCGCCGCCGGGACGCTCGACCTGCCGGTCGGCGCGGCGCGGCGGCTCTTCGCCGCGCTCCGGAACCGCTGA